The following are encoded together in the Hippoglossus stenolepis isolate QCI-W04-F060 chromosome 12, HSTE1.2, whole genome shotgun sequence genome:
- the slc1a4 gene encoding neutral amino acid transporter A isoform X2 → MVAVGNDTNGTILYQKVPIGTEIDGMNILGLVLFAMVFGVALKKLGEEGEELIRFFNAFNEATMVLVSWIMWYIPFGIMFLVGSKIVEMEDVVLLVTSLGKYIFASILGHIIHGGIVLPLIYFGFTRKNPFSFLSGLITPFTTAFATCSSSATLPSMIKCVEENNGVDKRISRFILPIGATVNMDGAAIFQCVAAVFIAQLNNVDLNAGQIFTILVTATASSVGAAGIPAGGIITIAIILEAIGLPTNDLSLMLAVDWIVDRTTTVVNVEGDALGAGILHHINQTEMKKKQEQQQQQDEELAEVRVEAMANGQAEEETSPLVMHQIKGLEGMPEAIESVL, encoded by the exons ATGGTTGCTGTGGGGAACGACACCAATGGGACCATCCTCTATCAAAAG gTTCCTATTGGTACAGAAATAGATGGCATGAACATCTTGGGTCTGGTTTTATTTGCCATGGTGTTTGGTGTGGCTCTGAAAAAgctgggagaggagggggaggaactCATTCGCTTCTTCAATGCTTTCAATGAGGCTACCATGGTACTGGTGTCCTGGATCATGTG GTATATCCCTTTTGGCATCATGTTCCTGGTGGGCAGTAAGATTGTTGAGATGGAAGATGTGGTTCTTCTGGTCACCAGTCtgggaaaatacatttttgcttcGATCTTGGGCCACATCATCCACGGAGGCATCGTCCTGCCTCTCATCTACTTCGGCTTCACACGCAAGAACCCCTTCAGTTTCCTGTCAGGCCTCATCACACCCTTCACCACTGCCTTCGCCACCTGCTCCAG TTCCGCAACTCTTCCTTCAATGATAAAGTGCGTTGAGGAGAATAATGGTGTGGACAAACGAATCAGCCGTTTCATCCTTCCCATTGGAGCCACAGTTAACATGGATGGGGCAGCCATTTTCCAGTGCGTTGCTGCGGTCTTCATTGCTCAGCTCAATAATGTTGACCTGAACGCTGGACAGATCTTCACCATCCT GGTAACAGCCACAGCCTCCAGTGTCGGCGCAGCAGGCATCCCAGCTGGCGGCATCATCACCATCGCCATCATCCTGGAGGCCATCGGCCTGCCAACCAATGATCTGTCCCTCATGCTGGCTGTTGACTGGATTGT TGACCGTACCACCACTGTGGTGAATGTGGAGGGTGATGCTCTGGGTGCTGGAATCCTCCACCACATCAACCAAacggagatgaagaagaagcaggagcagcagcagcagcaggatgaggagCTGGCGGAGGTCCGGGTGGAGGCAATGGCAAACGgccaggcagaggaggagacctCGCCACTAGTAATGCACCAAATCAAAGGTTTAGAGGGCATGCCGGAAGCTATCGAATCTGTCCTGTGA